In the genome of Neofelis nebulosa isolate mNeoNeb1 chromosome 6, mNeoNeb1.pri, whole genome shotgun sequence, one region contains:
- the HUS1B gene encoding LOW QUALITY PROTEIN: checkpoint protein HUS1B (The sequence of the model RefSeq protein was modified relative to this genomic sequence to represent the inferred CDS: inserted 1 base in 1 codon; deleted 6 bases in 5 codons; substituted 2 bases at 2 genomic stop codons), translated as MKFCASISGKDFMELFIHICSTVSKLERVCGLHMXPAQVCFRPDDCRVICDARVWCEVRRETFHWFHMKDVSEEFNEIYLELPSDHLFRAVRSTGNASALKPQLTNKWPPHLAVAVELPLPTGWTLVVHSDXLPVRLLPRMVLEDFLEPSVQAHDVSVYLPALKTLKSTIERLANLGDQVLVEANLNGKVNLRVQTDVVSIKSYFNNFGNPSKSAQDMPQDRNPENMLQVLVESRKLLXFFEGQQINPTIALCNILSNTLLHLVLVHEDVSFQYFIFAYKNSSGLYFFFLFKAYGLFKTETDPELIGLQVCTLTDLYRMYILFSPSSFTKLLLKKSLVKELDSSFFMFLDFYQFFSYFLRCQQEKDFLF; from the exons ATGAAGTTTTGTGCCAGCATTTCTGGCAAAGACTTTATGGAGCTCTTTATTCACATCTGCAGCACCGTATCAAAGCTGGAGAGAGTCTGTGGGCTCCACA TGCCAGCACAAGTGTGCTTCAGGCCTGATGACTGCAGGGTCATCTGTGATGCTAGAGTGTGGTGTGAGGTGAGGCGGGAGACT TTCCACTGGTTTCACATGAAAGATGTTTCAGAGGAGTTTAATGAGATTTATTTAGAGCTGCCATCTGATCATTTGTTCAGAGCGGTGAGAAGCACAGGGAATGCCTCTGCCCTGAAGCCCCAGTTGACCAATAAGTGGCCTCCCCACCTCGCTGTGGCTGTGGAGCTGCCATTGCCCACAGGTTGGACTCTTGTGGTACACAGT GATTGATTGCCTGTGAGGTTGCTTCCCAGAATGGTGTTGGAAGATTTCCTGGAGCCCAGTGTGCAAGCCCATGATGTTAGTGTTTATCTTCCTGCTTTGAAGACTCTGAAGAGCACTATAGAAAGGCTAGCAAACTTGGGTGATCAAGTGCTGGTTGAAGCAAATCTAAATGGCAAAGTGAACTTGAGGGTACAAACTGATGTTGTGtctattaaaagttattttaacaattttgga AATCCTTCCAAGTCTGCTCAGGATATGCCTCAAGATAGAAACCCTGAGAATATGTTGCAAGTACTAGTGGAAAGTAGGAAGCTTCTGTAGTTTTTCGAGGGGCAGCAA ATAAATCCTACAATAGCCTTATGCAATATTTTGAGCAATACTCTTCTTCATCTTGTT TTGGTTCATGAAGATGtctcttttcagtattttatttttgcttataaaaATTCAAGcggcctgtattttttttttctttttaaagcttatggtcttttcaaaactgaaacagacCCTGAGTTAATTGGGTTGCAAGTCTGCACCCTCACTGACCTATATAGAATGTACATTTTGTTCAGCCCTTCTTCCTTTAcaaagcttttattaaaaaagtcaTTGGTGAAAGAATTGGatagttcattttttatgtttctggacttttatcagtttttttcatactttttaagATGCCaacaagaaaaagattttctattttaa